Within the Leptospira selangorensis genome, the region TATCGCTGCGCCCGTATAAAGATTAATCTTTGCCAGATCCTTAGAGAGGGGTTTAACCACTATCTCTTCCGGATTTTCAATCTCTTCTATCAACATTCCAAATTTATGTTTTTCGGTGTGAACAACTACGATGTATTTGTCGTTAGCCTCTCTTGAATGATCGGAAGATAATCCAAGTATTTCTCCAGTATCGATCAAAGGAAGAAGGTGGCCTCTTAGCCGGTAGACCATTTTTTTCTCCAGATATGATACGGATTTTCGATCCAATAAAATGAGCTCCGAGATATTCTGCTGAGGAATTGCAAAAAGCATTTCGGAAGTCCGAACCATTTGGCAATTAATGATGGAAAGCGTTTGAGGTAAGCTTGCGATAACCGAAGTCCCTGCTCCTTGTCTGGAAGAAACTGAGACTGTCCCTCCGGCTTTCTGGAAATTCATCTTTACAACGTCCATGCCGACACCTCGGCCCGAAGTGGAAGAGACCATATGAGCAGTGCTGAACCCGGGAGAAAAAATAAACTCGGACAATTCTTCCGGAGATTTCCTTTTCGCCTCTTCTTCCGTAATAAGACCTCTTTCGATCGCCTTATTCTTAATACTTTCGATATTTAAACCTCTACCGTCGTCTTCGACCTTAAGGATAACGTTCCCTCCTCTTAAGGATGCGGATAAAAGTATTTTCCCCTTCTTAGGCTTTCCGGCCAAAACTCTTTCCTCGGGAGATTCTATCCCATGATCCACCGAGTTTCTGATCATGTGCGTAATCGGATCCGAGATCGAGTCTATTATATTTTTATCAAGTTCGACTTCTCCCCCCACTAAGGATAACTCAACTTCCTTACCTGTGGTTTTCTCAAGGTCGTGGATTAATCTTGGAATCCTTTTATAAAGCGATTCTAGTTTTTGTAATCTAGTTCGCATGACGCTTTCTTGAGAAGAGGTAATCAACTGACTCAAGTTTCGCACGATCGATAACAAAGAAGGATCATCATAACTCTCTATCTTTTGAAGCAGTTGATTTCTTACTATAATCGTTTCTCCGGCAAGATTGATCATATGATCCAAAAGCTGTAGCGGGATCTTGAGATAGTGTTCGGCCGAAATATCTTTGGGCTTGGCTTGAGTTTCCTGAACAATCGCTGATTGCACGGGACGATCCGGCTCAATCTGTGCAACCGACGTGATGTTCTTCGTATCAGGTTTAAAAATTGTGGATGCAGAGAGTAAAGAAACCGGAGAAAGTTTCAGAAAACTTTCCTTGTCAGAAGAATACATTACGACTGCATAATGTATTTCATTATTCTGCCCGTTTGATTGTGATCCGTTCTTCCCGTTAAAGTCCCCATGACTCAGGATCAGACCGAAATCGGAAAATTTTTCCATAATCTTGGAACAATTTTTATCCTCAGGATCCTTGGGCTGGAATTTAACCAGAAAAAGAGAAGAACCTGCCTGTTCAGCCTTCGCAATATAACTTTTAGGGATCAATACTTTCCCGTCTTTGAATGAAATTCCCTCTACATTAGGGGGAAAAGTTAAAGCTTTGTTTTTTTTGGGGAGAGAATATAATCCGAACTGAGGTTTCTCCTCCGACCCTAAGTTCTCATCTTCTTTTTTTAGGACATCATTGATCCTAAAGACCAATTCTGAAACTTTCGAATCCGAAATACTATCTTTGCTCTCGTTCATTTCTTTCAGAGCATCGATACAATCTAGAAAAAGACCGATCTCCCGATCGGAAGGTTTGGCCTCTTTCTTACGCAACTGATTCAATAGATTTTCGAAAGAATGAGCCAAGCTAGTGACTAAAGGAAAATCGAAGATTGCGGAATTTCCCTTTATAGTATGGATCACCCTAAAGAGTGTATTAATCTGATCCTGATGGTAGTCCTTCTCCAATTCAAGAATTGACTCTTCTGCCATATCAAGTAGCTCTCTAGTTTCCACTAAATAATCTTTCAACAGGTTTTCGTAATCTACTTCCATATATTCAGCACACCGGTTGAGATACTACAACTGGAAAGAAGGCTTCAGCCATTACACATGGTTCCACCGAAGCGGCAGTATGATCAGAAACATTATGAATATTAAATATGCCTCGATGTTTATTTACGATCATATCTACGGCGGTTAAACCCAGGCCCATGCCGAACCTTTCTAACTCGGAAAATTCCTCGACAGGAGGAAGGAGACGATAAAAAGGACGAGTCACTAATACTTCCTTATTTTCTTCATCCACAAGTTCCTGACTGGAGGTAACAACATTCTTGATTGCTAAGCAGAAATATCCGTCGATCTTACTGAAATAAACGTCAATGAAGGTGGACTTCTTGGAGTATTTCATTGCATTCAAGACTAGCTCCTCGAATACGATGCCCAACCAATCCATCTGTATCTTGACTGATTCTTTCGATTTGCTGGACGAAAACCGTATCTTTAGGTCTTTCCTATCCAAAAAGGGAACAAATATCTCCGATCTCTTGGTTAGAATATGCACCAAGTCGCCGATTAAAATTGTTTCCATCTTCGCCTGTTCGCTTGCCAAAGATAGAATGGTGGATAAAGCGCCGAGCTGCTTTCTTAAGATATCTTGGCTTGCATAAAGAAGATTTAATATTTCGTTACTTACTAGTGCACCATTTTCAGTAGCCTGATGCCCCATCTTCAACAGATCAAGAAGGGAAAGAATAGCACCTATCCCCGAGCCCTGGGAAAAGGAAGTATTTAAGGATTTAATCGTAGAAAGGGATAATGAATTTTCATCAGACTTCCGGAGGGATTCTTTATACGTTAACCAATCCAACTGTTCTTTTAATACGTTACGATTTGATCTTTCCACGTCGGCTTGAAAAGCCCGTAGATTATTATATTGCAAAGCCAAGATAATCGCTCTATCAAAGTCTTCTTTCTTGATCGGCTTGACTAGGTAGTCAAAAACACCGAGCTTCATTACTTCTATAATTTTCTCAGGCGCCTCTAAAGAGGATTGTACGATTATAATCGCATTCGGATCTCTTTCTTTAAGATCCCTAATAAAAGATGGGCCATCTTGCTCAGGCATTACCAGATCGACAAGATACACGGCATAAGGCTTAGGAGCAGAAAGAACCTTCCTCATCCCTTCTATTCCGTTAGACGCGATATCGAAGTCCCAATTCATCTTTCTGCAAAAATGATCGTAAACTAATGCAATCTCCGGCGAATCCTCTATGATCAGAATTTTTCCAGCTCCGGATTCTGCTGATAGCACCTGCATATCGACAACTTGATCCAACTCCAAGTTCATACACTCTCTTCCTCTATTCTTATTGCGCCCTTCATGTGAAGAGCAAGGATCACAATCGAACAATTTTTAGAGACTTGAGATAGATCGAAATTATTACGCAGGTCTATTACTTTTGAATGTGCTCAATAGAATTAATATAAATTAATTTTAATCCGCGCATAAAGAATATAACTTTGGCCACAAACGTTATGCATTTGTCTTTAAGGAAACACACTAAAATTGACAAATATCAATTATTCAGATCAATAGAAATACTTAAGATAACTTGATAAGTCGCACCAGTTTGGTGCGAGAAGACTAACACGAAGGCTTTTACAGGAAGAATGGAATAGCAGAAAAAAAGAAGAGCATAATATTTATTTTATATACCAATAGATACTATGCTCTTTTAGATTTTTGATTTAAAAATGTAATTTTACTCTTCTTCGACCGGCGCGCTGGGTGCATTCTTTTTAACGGATTCAATCCCATTCTCACAGGCTTGTTTAGAAGAATAACCTTCGCTTACCGCAATGATCTCTCCGTTTGCGGCCTTTAATCTAAATCTGTATTCTCCTTTAGCATCCTTATAAATTACGAATTTCGCAGACATTTTTGATCTCCTATAGGTGGGGGAAATATAGCTTAACCCAAAAGAGATAGTCAATTTATTTTTGAAGAACGCATTGAAAGATTGAGAATGTTAAAATCCAATCCAAATGCGATAGTACGAACTTATATAGAAACGGGAAAGGTCATCATAATTAACAAGGTAGGATTAGGCAATCAAACGGCAGTATTGAATCTTTACCTTTTCTCCTAATTCCTACATAATCCTAAATATGCTTATTCATTGCAGGAGGGAAAAATGAAAATACCAATCGTTCCCGGCGGTAACAACAGAATCGGAAAAAGCACCGCTCTTCCGTTCATTTTCTTAATTTCCTCTCTCCTATTTGGATGCTGTGCTTCTACGAAATATCCTGACTCGGATCATTTCGATGGGAAACGTTTTTATAACCCGACCCAAATAGAAGAAAACGGAATCTGGAGAATGATAAAACTTTTGGCTACAATTCATTTCGAAAAGTGGCCGGAAAATGTCCAAAATGAAAAAAAAGAGCACATTAAAATTCCATTATACAAAAATCAAATCGCGATCACATTCATCAATCATGCCACTGTATTAATACAATCTCATGAGATGAATATTCTGACAGATCCGGTTTGGTCGAATAGAATCAGTCCAGTAAGCTGGATTGGAACAAAAAGAGTAAGAGAAGCCGGTATCCAAATGGACGATCTTCCACCGATAGATCTGATTATCATCAGTCATAACCATTATGATCATCTAGACTTAGAAACTCTGAAAATTCTTAATAAAAAATTTTCACCCAAGTTTTTAGTCCCTTTGGGGGATAAGGAACTTCTTCAATCCGAAGGAATATTGAATACCGAAGAAATGGATTGGTGGCAAACGATCAAAATCGAAAAAAAGGCTGAAGTAACTTTTGCTCCAACGCAACATCTTTCGGCAAGAGGTATATTCGATTGGAATCGTAGTTTATGGGGAAGTTATATGATCAAGATCGGAGATAAAAGAGTTTATTTCGGAGGGGATGCGGCTTATTCTTCCCACT harbors:
- a CDS encoding response regulator, with the protein product MNLELDQVVDMQVLSAESGAGKILIIEDSPEIALVYDHFCRKMNWDFDIASNGIEGMRKVLSAPKPYAVYLVDLVMPEQDGPSFIRDLKERDPNAIIIVQSSLEAPEKIIEVMKLGVFDYLVKPIKKEDFDRAIILALQYNNLRAFQADVERSNRNVLKEQLDWLTYKESLRKSDENSLSLSTIKSLNTSFSQGSGIGAILSLLDLLKMGHQATENGALVSNEILNLLYASQDILRKQLGALSTILSLASEQAKMETILIGDLVHILTKRSEIFVPFLDRKDLKIRFSSSKSKESVKIQMDWLGIVFEELVLNAMKYSKKSTFIDVYFSKIDGYFCLAIKNVVTSSQELVDEENKEVLVTRPFYRLLPPVEEFSELERFGMGLGLTAVDMIVNKHRGIFNIHNVSDHTAASVEPCVMAEAFFPVVVSQPVC
- a CDS encoding YegP family protein, which codes for MSAKFVIYKDAKGEYRFRLKAANGEIIAVSEGYSSKQACENGIESVKKNAPSAPVEEE
- a CDS encoding MBL fold metallo-hydrolase, whose product is MKIPIVPGGNNRIGKSTALPFIFLISSLLFGCCASTKYPDSDHFDGKRFYNPTQIEENGIWRMIKLLATIHFEKWPENVQNEKKEHIKIPLYKNQIAITFINHATVLIQSHEMNILTDPVWSNRISPVSWIGTKRVREAGIQMDDLPPIDLIIISHNHYDHLDLETLKILNKKFSPKFLVPLGDKELLQSEGILNTEEMDWWQTIKIEKKAEVTFAPTQHLSARGIFDWNRSLWGSYMIKIGDKRVYFGGDAAYSSHYSEIKNRLGNPDISLLPIGAYEPRWFMRLVHMNPWDAIQAHKDLGSKLSIGIHFGTFQQTEESINAPAEELKNRLLQLRMNPNTFIIIKEGITQIF
- a CDS encoding chemotaxis protein CheW, producing MEVDYENLLKDYLVETRELLDMAEESILELEKDYHQDQINTLFRVIHTIKGNSAIFDFPLVTSLAHSFENLLNQLRKKEAKPSDREIGLFLDCIDALKEMNESKDSISDSKVSELVFRINDVLKKEDENLGSEEKPQFGLYSLPKKNKALTFPPNVEGISFKDGKVLIPKSYIAKAEQAGSSLFLVKFQPKDPEDKNCSKIMEKFSDFGLILSHGDFNGKNGSQSNGQNNEIHYAVVMYSSDKESFLKLSPVSLLSASTIFKPDTKNITSVAQIEPDRPVQSAIVQETQAKPKDISAEHYLKIPLQLLDHMINLAGETIIVRNQLLQKIESYDDPSLLSIVRNLSQLITSSQESVMRTRLQKLESLYKRIPRLIHDLEKTTGKEVELSLVGGEVELDKNIIDSISDPITHMIRNSVDHGIESPEERVLAGKPKKGKILLSASLRGGNVILKVEDDGRGLNIESIKNKAIERGLITEEEAKRKSPEELSEFIFSPGFSTAHMVSSTSGRGVGMDVVKMNFQKAGGTVSVSSRQGAGTSVIASLPQTLSIINCQMVRTSEMLFAIPQQNISELILLDRKSVSYLEKKMVYRLRGHLLPLIDTGEILGLSSDHSREANDKYIVVVHTEKHKFGMLIEEIENPEEIVVKPLSKDLAKINLYTGAAILGDGNVALILDISGISKFLKLHTNIKEELRTKSINEIEDREHYLLFSVGKQLFGLDSRFVIRIEQVDPKYFERVIDSVVMQYRGEVVELCRLDRYFNLKEVGKDAERTMILVQTSLGKKGILVEEIHNVVGEIGSFAKNEDQSSGIIGNGIVLAQTVIVIDPIVVLEKIGKDPICHEVISE